In Spirosoma sp. KUDC1026, the sequence CTATCGCCCTCTTCTAATCGTACCTGAGTGGAATTGAAATTCCTCTTATCTCTCCCGCGTTGACCCGGCGGGGTCCTTCTAATCGTACCTGAGTGGAATTGAAATCCAGTACTCGAAACTCACCTCGAGCAAAGCCCATCACTTCTAATCGTACCTGAGTGGAATTGAAATTTTCTTCGAACTGAGCCTGCTTCTGGCGAATCGACCTTCTAATCGTACCTGAGTGGAATTGAAATATTTGAGAAGGACCTTGCTGAATTAGCGGCTTGATACCTTCTAATCGTACCTGAGTGGAATTGAAATCCGTTGATCGCCTTTTTGCTCCATCTGGAACAATAGCTTCTAATCGTACCTGAGTGGAATTGAAATACAATCTTCAGGCAGAAGAAGAAAGCGGCGGAAGGTCTTCTAATCGTACCTGAGTGGAATTGAAATACGGCCAGAGCGGGCGTTTTTCCCGCGACGGTCGCTTCTAATCGTACCTGAGTGGAATTGAAATGCAGGTAATCCTGTCCAAGCTGGTGACGACCCGCCTTCTAATCGTACCTGAGTGGAATTGAAATATGATGAATACCTGCTTTACCCACGGGCCTTTTTTGCTTCTAATCGTACCTGAGTGGAATTGAAATACCTCTTCAATCGCCTTACTACGCAGGGCATAACTGTCTTCTAATCGTACCTGAGTGGAATTGAAATATATTGGAGAATGTAGCATGGTCCAAAATGCCCGCTCTTCTAATCGTACCTGAGTGGAATTGAAATTCGAACGCGATCTTTGCCTGGTCCTCTTTGGTCGCCTTCTAATCGTACCTGAGTGGAATTGAAATTTACCAAAGGCACCAAAGCCCGCAAAACCCGAAGGGCTTCTAATCGTACCTGAGTGGAATTGAAATATGATAAGATGTATTTTGGCGCGGAAAAACTATCCCTTCTAATCGTACCTGAGTGGAATTGAAATCAATGCTCATGATCGGCTCGGGCTTTTTGATCAGCCTTCTAATCGTACCTGAGTGGAATTGAAATAAGCCGTTCTGACCCGCTGGAAGTGGGACACCCGCACTTCTAATCGTACCTGAGTGGAATTGAAATAAGGGATTCGTTTCAATACGGTCGTCGTAACGGGCCTTCTAATCGTACCTGAGTGGAATTGAAATAACATGATACGCTGAAGTACAAGCAAACCCATATCACTTCTAATCGTACCTGAGTGGAATTGAAATAGGGGTTCTGTTTGGGGGCTTTCCCTCGACCGATACTTCTAATCGTACCTGAGTGGAATTGAAATATTAGTTACGTAGTTGTACTTATAACTACGTCCCTCTTCTAATCGTACCTGAGTGGAATTGAAATGTCGTCAACTCGCCGTCGTAGCGAAGTCGGCAGTACCTTCTAATCGTACCTGAGTGGAATTGAAATGGTCGGGCCGCTGGCGGTGGTCGTACTTTACCAAGTCTTCTAATCGTACCTGAGTGGAATTGAAATATTATTCCGGTTGGCGTACGATGAATATTCTCTCTACTTCTAATCGTACCTGAGTGGAATTGAAATATTATGAATACAGCGACAGCGCCCATCCCGTTGATCTTCTAATCGTACCTGAGTGGAATTGAAATACATCAAACAGGACCGCCTGTTTACCCCGTTCCAGACTTCTAATCGTACCTGAGTGGAATTGAAATTTGAATAATGGGCAAATACGATCTGCGGACCAAGAACTTCTAATCGTACCTGAGTGGAATTGAAATATCGTCAACTGGGGCATGGTCAGGTTCGGCAGGTGACTTCTAATCGTACCTGAGTGGAATTGAAATTTGCTTTCAGTATCGGCGCCGGTAATGACTGTAGCACTTCTAATCGTACCTGAGTGGAATTGAAATATAATTACGGTTCGGAGGGCCAACCCAGTGAGTAACTTCTAATCGTACCTGAGTGGAATTGAAATTTTGTACGTACAGTTTATAAGGTGAGAAATAGGGAACTTCTAATCGTACCTGAGTGGAATTGAAATACAATTTAAGGACTGCCATAATTGGGTAAAATTGTTCTTCTAATCGTACCTGAGTGGAATTGAAATGGCACCTCCAGGCGGGTGAATGGATGGCGTAGCCAACTTCTAATCGTACCTGAGTGGAATTGAAATGGGTCAGTAAGTCTTTAATAATCATTCGGCCGGTTGCTTCTAATCGTACCTGAGTGGAATTGAAATATCAGGAACGGCTGCGGGTGAAGGCGATCAAGGCGCCTTCTAATCGTACCTGAGTGGAATTGAAATGCGTTACCGCTGGCTCGGGCTTTTTCGGGAAAGATTCTTCTAATCGTACCTGAGTGGAATTGAAATCTGTCCAGCGTCCCGGCAAGTCGCAAAGCCTTGTTCTTCTAATCGTACCTGAGTGGAATTGAAATCGCGCTTCAAGCCCACTGTGACCGGCACCACGGTCCTTCTAATCGTACCTGAGTGGAATTGAAATATCCTTCGGACATGCTGAATATGCAGCTGACCAAGCTTCTAATCGTACCTGAGTGGAATTGAAATGAAACTATTTTGGCAGCAAAGCGAGAATATGACAAACTTCTAATCGTACCTGAGTGGAATTGAAATACATTGGCGACAGCTACACCTATCGCAGCACGTTTCTCTTCTAATCGTACCTGAGTGGAATTGAAATCGATGTACGGGGGGCGGGTCGCCACGGTGCTTGTGCTTCTAATCGTACCTGAGTGGAATTGAAATCTTGGTCGGCTTTGTGGGTAGCCGTGCGGCCGTACCTCTTCTAATCGTACCTGAGTGGAATTGAAATTAACAAACAGAGCAGAGGTAATCGGCACCCAAATCCTTCTAATCGTACCTGAGTGGAATTGAAATCTGAATAAGTAAGGGTTAGGAAGTTCGTAAAGCCGGGCTTCTAATCGTACCTGAGTGGAATTGAAATAGCGTCAGAGGTTCAGAAAAAGGTTGAAACTGCGCGCCTTCTAATCGTACCTGAGTGGAATTGAAATTTGATGGACGGCGCCACCGCCCCGCGCGCAATCATCTTCTAATCGTACCTGAGTGGAATTGAAATGGTATCGTTTTTGAGCCGGATCAGGTACGTCGTCGCCTTCTAATCGTACCTGAGTGGAATTGAAATATCTGGAGGGCTATAAGGCGGATCATGCGGCACTGTCTTCTAATCGTACCTGAGTGGAATTGAAATGGAGCAGTTGAACCAGATCATCGGGAATACGGGCAATCTTCTAATCGTACCTGAGTGGAATTGAAATATCTCCAGTTCAGACAGAACTACTTCGTCCGACGTCCTTCTAATCGTACCTGAGTGGAATTGAAATCCAGGCAAAGCACTTGCGATATTTCTCCAGCATCGCTTCTAATCGTACCTGAGTGGAATTGAAATTTGGTCTGATTGTAGGCCGGGTAAGTCACCACCGAGCTTCTAATCGTACCTGAGTGGAATTGAAATACCTCCTGCACGCGGTATAACCACTCGCCCGGCTGACTTCTAATCGTACCTGAGTGGAATTGAAATTATTTTACGGCTCAGAAAACACGCAGTTTCTTAATCTTCTAATCGTACCTGAGTGGAATTGAAATACTTGTACCCACCCCAGATAAAATCATTCGGGGACGCTTCTAATCGTACCTGAGTGGAATTGAAATATCGTGGGGCGGCATAGCCAGCGATAGAAATGAAACTTCTAATCGCACCTGAGTGGAATTGAAATTTTGAGCCGGTCACGTCTTCGCCCTCCTCAACTTTGCTTCTAATCGTACCTGAGTGGAATTGAAATTTCGGACTCATTGCGGCAGCAGTGGCCGTGGCGGCCTTCTAATCGTACCTGAGTGGAATTGAAATCTGTCAGGCTGCTGCGGGGCGTTACCATGTTCAGACTTCTAATCTTACCTGAGTGGAACGGAAAGAATCGTGGAGATAGGCACCTGGGGTACGGCCGTATAATTCACCCTAGATTGCTTACCAGACTACTGCGTATTAGTTCGGAATGGGGATTAGTAGAAATACGGAGGGAAGACTGCAGATTTTTTAAAACTCAATGGCTGTTTGCCGGTTAACTAGATATTCATACCTAACCCGCTGATCTATACTGACTTTTTTGCCAGAAAGAGCTGATCTGGCTGCTATAACCTGTCCCACAAGAATACCGGTCATTCTCCAAATAAGTCAATTTAACTATTTTTTAGAAATTCTTGTTTAGCCAGCGTAAACCAAAAAAGAATTTCTGTCGTTACCCCATTAATGGCTTTTTAATGCCATTTTAATGTCCATCTCTTAACTACACTCATGGCAGAAAGTACCCACCTACAGCCACCTCCGACGCCCGTTCAGCGCCTGATACGACTGTTAGGCACTGAACAAAAGGACATTGGCTATATTCTTTTGTTTGCAACCATCACCGGTCTGATCAGTCTCACGCTTCCTTTAGGTGTGCAGGCCGTTTTTAACTTAGTTTCCAGCGGACTGCTATTCAGTTCGGTCTACGTAATGATTGGCCTGGTAATCATTGGAGTTATTGTCTCCGGGCTACTCAATATTGTCCAAATTACACTGGTCGAAATTATTCAGCAACGAATCTTTGCCAAGACGGCGTTCGAATACACGTATCGGCTGCCCCGTATCAAACCCGAAGCGATGGATGGTCATTACCCGCCTGAACTGATGAACCGCTTTTTCGACGTCTTGACGCTTCAGAAAGGTATGTCGAAGCTTCTGATTGACCTACCGACGGCAGTTATGCAGATTCTGTTTGGTATCATTTTGTTGTCGTTCTACCACCCGGTTTTTCTGGGGTTTGGCCTGTTTACACTCATTGTAATTTATTTGGTTACCCGCCTGTTTGGCCCGGAAGGGCTGCGAACCAGCATCAAGGAATCGAGCGACAAGTACAAAGTGGTGGCCTGGCTGGAGCAATATGCCCTGAAAGTATCGGAACAACGGGCAGCTGCCCGGGATGGATTGCAGGAGCCGGGTGCTGATTCCGATAAGAGTATGAGCCCAATCGATCAGATCGACAAAAAATTGGTCAGCTACATCACCGACCGGAATGACCACTTCAGTATTCTGAAGCGATTTTATTACACCTCCGTTGGTTTCAGTACGCTGATTACCGGAGGATTACTGATCATTGGCACGACATTGGTTGTTGGACGGCAATTGGCACTGGGACAGTTCGTGGCCTCAGAGCTGGTTATTGTCCTGATTGCTGCCGCCGTTAACAAGCTCATTTCCAGCATCGACACAGTGTTTGACATGCTGACCGGCGTGGAAAAAATTGCCGCCGTAACTGACCTACCGATCGACACCGAAGATACCGACGACGTAATTCATGCTTAACTTATCAAACCAACGTATTGATGAGCGGATGTTCGAAGAGTATCCGCTCAAAACCTTACAGGAACTCCCACAGCCCCGTAGTAAACGTCGACTGGGTCGATGGATGATTTTTTTTCTGATTCTTGGCCTGATTGTTTTACTCTTGCCCTGGCGACAAAACATCACGGGAACAGGTAGCATAACGGCGCTAACCCCCCAGGATCGACCCCAAACGCTCCAGAACGCTATAGCTGGCCGGATTGAACGCTGGTCGGTTCGGGAAGGACAGTATGTGCAGAAGGGCGATACCCTGCTCGTTATCTCCGAGATCAAGGACGAATATTTCGATCCGAATCTCCCTCAGCGACTCAACGAGCAGCTGGCTGCGAAGCAGGGGTCCCGGTTGGCCAACGAGGCAAAGGTTGAGGCCTTGGACGGTCAAATCTCTGCCCTGGGTTCCGGTGTCAAGGTCGATCTCGCTACCGCCCGGAACAAGGTGCGTCAGAATCGGCTGCAGGTTGGCATCGACAGTGCCGATCTGATTGCTATCCGCCGGAACTACCAGATTGCAGTTGCGCGGCTGGAGCGTTACGAGAAAGGCTTTCAGGATGGGCTGTTCTCCCTCACGGATCTGGAAACTCGTCGGATTAACCTGCAGCAAGATTATGCGAAAGTAGTCATGCAGGAAAACGAGCTGAACGTAGCCCGGCAGTCGCTGGCAAATGCTGAACTGAATTTGCAGCTCATTCAGGCAAAGTACCAGCAGGATATTGCCAAAGCGATGTCCGACCGGAGCTCAGCCATTTCGAGCCAGGCCAGCGCGGAGAACGAAATTGCTCAGATGAAGAACAAGATCAGCAATGTCGACGTCCGGCGGGGGTATTACGTTATCCGGGCTCCGCAGAGCGGCTATGTCGTTCGGGCGTTGAAAACCGGGATTGGCGAAACCATTAAGGAAGGCGAGTCGATCGCCACGCTCCAGCCAGCCAATCCAAACCTGGCGGTTGAACTCTACGTGCGGGCGATGGACGTGCCCCTAATTCAGCGTGGTCGACTCGTTCGACTTCAATTTGATGGCTGGCCCGCGATCCAGTTTTCGGGATGGCCGGCCGTGGCAGTCGGTACGTTTGCGGGCCGGGTTGTCGTTATCGATGCCGTCAGCAGCGAGAATGGCAAGTACCGGTTACTGGTAAAACCGGATGTCATGCCGGGCGATCAGCCCTGGCCCGAGCAGTTGCGGGTTGGCTCTGGCGTGGCAGGCTGGGTTATGCTCGACGATGTACCCATCTGGTACGAAATCTGGCGGCAGCTCAATGGCTTCCCCCCAAGTTTGCGCAGTGAACCTGAGAAAACGGAGAAGCTATGAGGATAAGCGTTTCATTACTCTGGGTCTGGGGCATGCTGCTGTGGGCTGGATCGGCATTGGCGCAACGTATCCCCCCGGTTCCTGCTATTGCTCCGAGACCCTTGCCAATCTACGCTGATAGTCTGTCCAGAGATGCTATTAACCGTACAGGAACATCGCGGGGGGTAATGTCGTCGACCGTAGTAAGTCCGGGCAGCCCGCTCGACTCGGCATCAATTTTCTCAGCCGACGAGTTTTACCAGGCCGTCCTGGAGCACAATCCGATTGTCCGGCAGGCAGCCTTGCTTCCCGCCGAAGCGCAGGCCGAAGTGCAACAGGCGCGGGGCGCGTTCGACCCGAAACTCTATTCGGACTACCACCGGAAGAACTTCGGCAATACGTTGTATTACGATAAATGGGAGTCGGGGCTGAAAGTGCCCGTATGGCCCGGCGGGCTCGACGTTAAGCTGGGTTACGACCGAAACCGGGGCGAGTACCTTAACCCTGAGAACGTCGTGCCCCCAACGGGGCTTGTTGCCTTGGGCGTCAGCGTTCCTCTTACGCAGGGGCTGCTGATCGATTCCCGGCGTAATACGTTACGTCAGGCGCAGCTGGCGATTAATCTGGCCGATGCCGATCGGCTGAAGCTGATCAACAAAACGATTTATGATGCAGCCAAATCGTACTGGGACTGGTACCTGGCATATCAGCAATTTCGATGGACCGATCAGGGATTACAGCTGGCTCAAACCCGTTTTCAGGCGGTTAGACGCCGGGCGTTGATTGGCGATGCCGCTCCGATTGATACGACAGAAGCGTTGATTACGGTTCAGGACCGCCGGGTCCAAATTCAGGACGCAGCCGTTAACTTACAGAATGCCCGGCTTAGTCTGACGGCTTTCCTGTGGAGCAGCCGGGATGGTGCGATACCCCAGCCGATCGATCTGCCCCTGACGGTTATTCCGCAGACGGCTCCGCCCAACCTGACCAATCAGGTTCAGCTGGACGAACTGATTACCCGGGCGTCGCAACAACATCCGGAACTGATAAAATTGGCGACCAAACAGCAACAGTTGACAATTGAGGAACGCTATCGGCGCGCTTTGCTGCTTCCAAAAGTTGCCTTCGAAGCTAGTTTATTGAGTCGTGGCCCTCTTTCGGAAGCGAATTACGACGGGGCTAACTATTACAGTTTCCAGCCTAGCAACCACAAGATTGGCGTCGACTTCGCTTTTCCGCTGTTTCTGCGTACCGAACGGGGCAAGCTCCGGCAGGTACAGCTCAAAAACCAGCAGACAGGTCTGGAGCGGCAGCAAACCGGCCGGGACATTGTGAATGAGGTACAACGTGCCTGGAACGAACTGGCAACGCTGGAGCAGCAGATTGCCACCCAACAGCAAACGGCAGCCAATCAGCAGGTGCTCGTTCGCGCCGAAGCCGAAAAGTTTTCGCTGGGCGAAAGTTCGTTATTCCTACTGAACAGTCGGGAGTCCAAGTTAATTGATTATCAGGTCAAGCTGGAAGAGTTACGTGCCAAGCACCAGAAAGCGCTGGCAAACCTGTGGTACGCAGCCGGTGCCAACGTAGGTACGCGGTAACCAGCCCGGAAACGACGCAGATTAAACCAGCCGTCTGTACGGCAACGAACACTATTCCGACTGACACTCATTTCCGCAGCCATTCCTTGGAGGCTTGGCTTGTGTTATTGAGGATCAGTTAGGGTGCTGTTGACATGGTCCGGATATGTGGATCACGGAAAACAGGAAGGTCAGGTGGTGCCAAATTAGGCTGTATAATAAACGTAACGTAGTGCTTCATGACGGAGAAAGACAAAATGCTGGCGGGTGAGCTCTACATCGCCCTCGATCCACAATTAACCGAAGAACGCACCCAGGCCCGGCTACTGATTCAGGAATTAAACAACGGCCGGGAAGATCAGCCGGAACAACGCGCCCAGCTGCTGAAAAAATTGATCCCGAAGGCAGGATCGGGATTGTGGTTGCAGCCCCCCTTCTACTGTGACTACGGCTATAATATCATCACCGGCGAGAACGTATTTTTCAATTTTAACTGCGTCGTGCTGGACGTAACGACCGTCACCATCGGCGACCGGACGCTGTTCGGACCGAATGTACAGGTCTACACGGCTACCCATCCCATCGACCATCAGGTCCGGGCATCGGGAGTCGAATATGCTAAACCGATTATCATCGGCAGCGATGTCTGGGTGGGCGGTAGTGCCGTTATCTGTCCAGGCGTCAGCATCGGTGATCGGACCATCATTGGCGCAGGCAGCGTCGTTACCCGCGACATTCCGGCCGACGTATTTGCCGCCGGAAACCCCTGCCGAGTTGTTCGGCACCTTTTCGAAGACGATAAAGAATAAATACAGCAGGGCCGCCGATGCCCATCGGCGGCCCTGCTATCAGCTTCTCATTTACTAATCCGACCTGGCTCCCGTACGTTAGTGCCGCTTCGTTGCTGAATATCATCTCCCAAATCAGCGCGGGCAGCTTCACCCAGCTTTTCCAGTTTGGCCACAATTTCCGGATGCTGCGTCAGCACGTTATACCGCTCACCTGGGTCGCGCCGAAGGTCGTAAAGTGCCTGAGGGAATTCGTGGGTTTCAGTGAGCGGACCGGGTTTTCCGTTCTGACCGGGTAGAAATCCTTCGTACGTCCGGCCAGGGTGCGTAAACACCAGTTTCCAGTTGCCCTGCCGAACGGCTTCCAGGCTATTTTTCCGGTAGTAATAGTAAAAATGATCACGGGGCGTTACGGAGTCATCGCCTTTCAGTAATGATACCCAGTCCACACCGTCGATCCGGTTTTTCGGCAGTTGGGCACCGCAAATTTTGGCTACTGTTGGCAGTACGTCCATTGTCGTTAGAAGCTTGTTGCTCACCCGGCCAGCCGGCACAACGCCCGGCCAGCGCACCAGACACGGCACCCGGTGCCCCCCCTCAAATGAGGTACCTTTCCCCTCCCGGAAGCCACCCGTCGAGCCGGCATGGTCGCCGTAATTCAGCCAGGGGCCGTTGTCGCTGATGAAGATGACCAGCGTGTTTTTATCCAGCCCCTGCTGTTTCAGTTCATTCATAATCTGCCCCACCGACCAGTCAAGTTCGGTCAGTACGTCGCCGAAAATTCCCCGCTGCGTTTTCCCTTTAAACTTAGGCGAAACCGCCAGGGGGACGTGGGGCAATGGATGCGGCACGTACAGAAAAAACGGCGACTTTTTATGACGCTTGATAAACGAAACGGCTTTTTCGGTAACGGTTGATGTGATCTGGCTGGCATCGTCCAGGTTCTTAATTTCCTGTTTTTGCTCGTTTCCTTCAATCCATTTCAGCGGTGGATACGTTCCCGTAGGATGCAGCGGCCACATGTCGTGTGAGTAGGGAACGCCGTAGTATTCGTCGAAACCCTGTTGCAGGGGAAGAAACGGCTTCTGATCGCCAAGATGCCATTTGCCGAAAATACCGGTAGCATACCCCTTTGCCTTCAGCAATTCGGCCAGCGTTTCTTCATTCGGGTTCAGCCCAACAGGTGAGTTAGGTCCAAAGGCCCCCGAAATGCCCAGCCGGTTGGGATAGCAGCCCGTCATCAGCGCGGCCCGCGACGCACTACAAACGGCCTGAGCCGCCAGGAAGTTGGTAAAGCGGGTCCCTTCGGCAGCCATGCGGTCCAGGTTGGGCGTTGTGTAATCCAGCGCTCCGGTACTCGACAGGTCGCCATAACCCATGTCGTCCATAAAGAACAGCACGACGTTCGGTGTTGTCGGCGCGGGGGCTGGTTTTTCAATCCAGCCGCTGCCTACGAAGCCAATACTACCTAATACGCTGCTGATGGCAATCAACTGGAATAACCGTTTGGGGGTACTACGCATATAAAAATGGTTGATTTGGAATCACTGACAATTAATTATACACCGGCCGGCTCCCCATACCCTACTTCGTGATGGATAATTTAGGGTTGACAATTTCCCAGTCCCGGATGTGCGACGGTACGTGTTCACGGGTTATAATGGCGTCGAACTGTTGGGTTAATTCCGGATGCTGCCTGGCTACATCCGTTTTCTCGGCCACATCCCGGCTTAGATCATACAGTTGCCAGGGGGCCTGTTTGTTCTTTCGCAGGTCGGTTTTCACCGCTTTCCAGTTACCCATCCGAACGGCAATCTGTCCGCCCTTTTCGGGGAACTCCCAGTAAATGTACGAGTGCTGTTTCTGTTTGGCGGTTTGTCCCAGCAGGGTCGGCAGAAACGATAGACCGTCTGTGGCCAATGAGGCTGTATAACCGATCAGCTCAGCCAGCGTAGCCATCAGGTCAAACTGCACGGATACATGGTCGGTTACCTGCCCCGCTTTAATCCGGCCGGGCCATCGGGCCAGCATGGGTTCGCGGATGCCGCCTTCGTACACGTCCTGCTTCAAGCCCCGCAGACCGCCGACGCTGTTGAAATACGGCGCGTTGATGTTGCCCGATTCAAAGGTTGTCCCGTTATCGCTCGAAAACATGACCAGCGTATTGTCGTCCAATTTCAGCTCTTTCAAAAGCTGCATCAGAGCCCCAACCTGCCGGTCCATGTGTGTAATCATTCCCGCATACGTAGCGCGCGGATACAACGCCGACGCATAGCCGTTCTGCCCGTAGTAGGGCTTCTCAGGGTTTCCATTGTCACCAAATTTACCGATGTATTCGTTCACAGCCGACTCCGGTGCCTGGAGTGAATGGTGCGGAGCGGTAAACGCCAGGTACAGAAAAAAGGGCTGGTTTTTGTGCTGACGGACAAACGCCTGCGCCTTTTCGCTTTGTTTATCCAGCGCGTAGTCCTTCCCCCGGAAATACGCAAAGTCTTCGGGTGTTGCCGTTGCCGGATTTAGTGGTTTGTGAACCGTAATAACCGGGTTATTCAGCGGCACCGATTTTCCGTTTTCCCAGAGGTGAGTCGGGTAATGATTATGCGCCTGTTTCTGATCGAGGTAACCGTAAAAATAATCGAAGCCCTGCTCGTTTGGGTTGCCGGTATTATACGCCATACCCAGCCCCCATTTGCCAATGCAGGCTGTTTTGTAACCCGACTGCTGGAGCATCCGACCAATCGTGAACGCAGCTGGGTAAAGCGGCATCTGTCCGCCCTCCAGCGAGTCGGGGAAGTCGCCCAGCTCGTAGTTACCCCGGATG encodes:
- a CDS encoding ABC transporter ATP-binding protein, which codes for MAESTHLQPPPTPVQRLIRLLGTEQKDIGYILLFATITGLISLTLPLGVQAVFNLVSSGLLFSSVYVMIGLVIIGVIVSGLLNIVQITLVEIIQQRIFAKTAFEYTYRLPRIKPEAMDGHYPPELMNRFFDVLTLQKGMSKLLIDLPTAVMQILFGIILLSFYHPVFLGFGLFTLIVIYLVTRLFGPEGLRTSIKESSDKYKVVAWLEQYALKVSEQRAAARDGLQEPGADSDKSMSPIDQIDKKLVSYITDRNDHFSILKRFYYTSVGFSTLITGGLLIIGTTLVVGRQLALGQFVASELVIVLIAAAVNKLISSIDTVFDMLTGVEKIAAVTDLPIDTEDTDDVIHA
- a CDS encoding HlyD family secretion protein, producing MLNLSNQRIDERMFEEYPLKTLQELPQPRSKRRLGRWMIFFLILGLIVLLLPWRQNITGTGSITALTPQDRPQTLQNAIAGRIERWSVREGQYVQKGDTLLVISEIKDEYFDPNLPQRLNEQLAAKQGSRLANEAKVEALDGQISALGSGVKVDLATARNKVRQNRLQVGIDSADLIAIRRNYQIAVARLERYEKGFQDGLFSLTDLETRRINLQQDYAKVVMQENELNVARQSLANAELNLQLIQAKYQQDIAKAMSDRSSAISSQASAENEIAQMKNKISNVDVRRGYYVIRAPQSGYVVRALKTGIGETIKEGESIATLQPANPNLAVELYVRAMDVPLIQRGRLVRLQFDGWPAIQFSGWPAVAVGTFAGRVVVIDAVSSENGKYRLLVKPDVMPGDQPWPEQLRVGSGVAGWVMLDDVPIWYEIWRQLNGFPPSLRSEPEKTEKL
- a CDS encoding TolC family protein, giving the protein MRISVSLLWVWGMLLWAGSALAQRIPPVPAIAPRPLPIYADSLSRDAINRTGTSRGVMSSTVVSPGSPLDSASIFSADEFYQAVLEHNPIVRQAALLPAEAQAEVQQARGAFDPKLYSDYHRKNFGNTLYYDKWESGLKVPVWPGGLDVKLGYDRNRGEYLNPENVVPPTGLVALGVSVPLTQGLLIDSRRNTLRQAQLAINLADADRLKLINKTIYDAAKSYWDWYLAYQQFRWTDQGLQLAQTRFQAVRRRALIGDAAPIDTTEALITVQDRRVQIQDAAVNLQNARLSLTAFLWSSRDGAIPQPIDLPLTVIPQTAPPNLTNQVQLDELITRASQQHPELIKLATKQQQLTIEERYRRALLLPKVAFEASLLSRGPLSEANYDGANYYSFQPSNHKIGVDFAFPLFLRTERGKLRQVQLKNQQTGLERQQTGRDIVNEVQRAWNELATLEQQIATQQQTAANQQVLVRAEAEKFSLGESSLFLLNSRESKLIDYQVKLEELRAKHQKALANLWYAAGANVGTR
- a CDS encoding sugar O-acetyltransferase; its protein translation is MTEKDKMLAGELYIALDPQLTEERTQARLLIQELNNGREDQPEQRAQLLKKLIPKAGSGLWLQPPFYCDYGYNIITGENVFFNFNCVVLDVTTVTIGDRTLFGPNVQVYTATHPIDHQVRASGVEYAKPIIIGSDVWVGGSAVICPGVSIGDRTIIGAGSVVTRDIPADVFAAGNPCRVVRHLFEDDKE
- a CDS encoding sulfatase, producing MRSTPKRLFQLIAISSVLGSIGFVGSGWIEKPAPAPTTPNVVLFFMDDMGYGDLSSTGALDYTTPNLDRMAAEGTRFTNFLAAQAVCSASRAALMTGCYPNRLGISGAFGPNSPVGLNPNEETLAELLKAKGYATGIFGKWHLGDQKPFLPLQQGFDEYYGVPYSHDMWPLHPTGTYPPLKWIEGNEQKQEIKNLDDASQITSTVTEKAVSFIKRHKKSPFFLYVPHPLPHVPLAVSPKFKGKTQRGIFGDVLTELDWSVGQIMNELKQQGLDKNTLVIFISDNGPWLNYGDHAGSTGGFREGKGTSFEGGHRVPCLVRWPGVVPAGRVSNKLLTTMDVLPTVAKICGAQLPKNRIDGVDWVSLLKGDDSVTPRDHFYYYYRKNSLEAVRQGNWKLVFTHPGRTYEGFLPGQNGKPGPLTETHEFPQALYDLRRDPGERYNVLTQHPEIVAKLEKLGEAARADLGDDIQQRSGTNVREPGRISK
- a CDS encoding arylsulfatase translates to MKSFVVTIAFLAIAGSFLTGSVPRQTAPARPNIIYIYADDLGYGELGCYGQQKIRTPNLDQIAREGMRFTQHYSSAPVCAPARCMLLTGKHAGHSYIRGNYELGDFPDSLEGGQMPLYPAAFTIGRMLQQSGYKTACIGKWGLGMAYNTGNPNEQGFDYFYGYLDQKQAHNHYPTHLWENGKSVPLNNPVITVHKPLNPATATPEDFAYFRGKDYALDKQSEKAQAFVRQHKNQPFFLYLAFTAPHHSLQAPESAVNEYIGKFGDNGNPEKPYYGQNGYASALYPRATYAGMITHMDRQVGALMQLLKELKLDDNTLVMFSSDNGTTFESGNINAPYFNSVGGLRGLKQDVYEGGIREPMLARWPGRIKAGQVTDHVSVQFDLMATLAELIGYTASLATDGLSFLPTLLGQTAKQKQHSYIYWEFPEKGGQIAVRMGNWKAVKTDLRKNKQAPWQLYDLSRDVAEKTDVARQHPELTQQFDAIITREHVPSHIRDWEIVNPKLSITK